Genomic segment of Tomitella fengzijianii:
AGGCCCACGTGCTCGGCCATCCCGATGGAACAGATCGCGTCGAAGGGCCCGTCGTGCACCTCGCGGTAGTCCTGCAGCCGGATCTCGACCAGGTCCTCCAGGCCGGCCTCGGCCACCCGCCGGCGACCCAGTTCCACCTGCGCGTGGCTCAGCGTCACGCCCACCGCCCGCACGCCGTGCTCGCGCGCGGCGTGCATGACCATGGTGCCCCAGCCGCACCCCACATCCAGGAGCCGCATTCCCGGCTTCAGCCCCAGCTTGCGGCTGATGTGCTCGCACTTGGCCCATTGGGCGTCGTCGAGGGAGGTGCAGCCGTCCTCCCAGTACCCGCAGGAGTACACCATCGTCGGCCCCAGGAGCAGCCGGTAGAACTCGTTGCCGATGTCGTAGTGCGAGGACACGGTGACGGCGTCGCGGACCTCGCTGTGGCGTCCGCCCGCGCGCCTGCGCAGCTCCGTCGCGGGCGGCCGCGGCGGCGGTCCGACGACGCCGTGGCGGATCATGCGCGCGACGCCCCTGCGGATCGATCGCGCGTCCACCCCGCGGACCCCGTGGCTGGAGACCCGTTCGATGATCTGCGGCATGTCCAGCAGGTCGAACACGCTGCCCTGCACCTCCAGGTCGCCGGAGACGTAGGCGCGGGCCAGGCCCAGCTCTTCCGGCGCATACAGGATGCGGCGCAGCGCCCGGCGGTTGCGGAACACCACACGCACCGGGGCCTCCGGCGGTCCCGCCTCCGAGCCGTCCCAGGCCTGCAACCGCAGCGGCAACGGCGCCTTCAGCACGTCTTCGAATGTCGCCAGGATGCTCGCCGCTACCGAACCCACGTGGACGATTGTGCTCTGGCGGGCCCTCCTGCGAGGCGCTTCCGGGATTCCGCCGCCTCCCGGCGCCGAGTCGGTGGTTCTTCGGTGCTCCACCCGCTCCGCGGCACCGGAATGCGCCCACTCGGCGGGGCGCCGCCGCCGCGGCGTGGACACGCGTGCGGGCCCGCGCACGTCCCGGACCGCTCGCGTATCCTGCGGCGCGGCGTTCCCGTAACGTTCAGGGCATGTACAAGATCATGCTGGCGCTGCACCTGGTGTTCGCCATCTTCGCCATCGGCCCGCTGATCCACGCCACCACCACCGCGTCCCGCGGCCTGCGCACGGGCGACGCCGGCGCCATCGCGACGTCGTCCAAGTCCACCCGCATCTACTCGTACGCGTCGTTCCTGGCCGTGATCTTCGGGTTCGGGCTCATGTCGTCCAAGTTCCCCTGGAACGATCAGACGGTCGCGTCGTTCTCCGAGCCGTGGATCTGGATCTCGCTGATCCTGTGGTTCGTGGCCATCGTCATCGCGCTGATCGTGGTGGTCCCCGCGCTGGATTCCGCCGTCGAGAAGGTCAAGGCGGGCGAGTCCGCGTCGGCGATGATCGGCAAGGTCGCGGGCTCAGGCGGCGTCATCGCCATCCTGTTCCTGGCCACCGTGTTCCTCATGGTCTACAAGCCGGGGGCGTGACGATCCGCAGGCCGTGAGCCGGATGGCGCGTCAGTAGGGCCAGCTCGGCACCGCCGGCAGACCCTCCCGCGTGGGGCGCCCGATCAGCCAGGCGAGCAATTCCGCCTCCGGCAGGTCGGGCGTTTCGCCG
This window contains:
- a CDS encoding SAM-dependent methyltransferase; translated protein: MGSVAASILATFEDVLKAPLPLRLQAWDGSEAGPPEAPVRVVFRNRRALRRILYAPEELGLARAYVSGDLEVQGSVFDLLDMPQIIERVSSHGVRGVDARSIRRGVARMIRHGVVGPPPRPPATELRRRAGGRHSEVRDAVTVSSHYDIGNEFYRLLLGPTMVYSCGYWEDGCTSLDDAQWAKCEHISRKLGLKPGMRLLDVGCGWGTMVMHAAREHGVRAVGVTLSHAQVELGRRRVAEAGLEDLVEIRLQDYREVHDGPFDAICSIGMAEHVGLDHLPVYAEDLYGLLHDGGRLLNHQISSVRPLPPGHSSRARAQGGARVMSSRRAAARTFIDRYVFPDGEILPLSATVDALEQGGFEVRDAESLREHYALTLRAWVANLTGQWDRAVALVGVERARIWLLYLAASAIGFEYPHRLGLNQTLAVRPGPGGESGMPHTRAWLYG
- a CDS encoding DUF2269 family protein; this encodes MYKIMLALHLVFAIFAIGPLIHATTTASRGLRTGDAGAIATSSKSTRIYSYASFLAVIFGFGLMSSKFPWNDQTVASFSEPWIWISLILWFVAIVIALIVVVPALDSAVEKVKAGESASAMIGKVAGSGGVIAILFLATVFLMVYKPGA